ATATGTTGTTTACTCATGGATTGCCGGGCGTGTATACCCTATAAAATCTATTACGTTTAAGGGGGTATCATGAAACGCCTGCTCGCCCTGGTCGTCGTCGCGCTGTTCACCGTCCAACCTGCCCACGCGGAAACGATCAAGATCAACCTCCACTCCTGCTGCGTCACGGAGGACGCCACGACGAAGGAGATCCTCCCGGCGTTCAAGAAGTATTACAAGGAGAAGTTCGGCAAGGACGTGGACGTCTCGGCCTCCTTCGCCGGCTCGGGGACGCTGAAGAACCAGATCCTCGGCGGGGCGCCGGTGCAGATCGCCGTCCTCTCCTCCGAACTCTACCTGGAGCAGTTGAAGGAGAAGGGGCTGATCTCCTCCGACTGGCGGAAGAACCCGAACAAGGGCGCGGTGATCAAGTCCGTCATCGTCTTCGTCACGCGAAAAGGGAACCCGAAAGGACTCGCGACGTTCGAGGACCTCGCACGGCCCGGCACGAAGGTCCTGCACGCCAGCCCCGACACGTCGGGGGGGGCGCAGTGGGCGATCTTCGCCATCTACGGCGCGGGGGCGAATTTCAGGAACCTGTCGTTCGGGCCGGAGGACGGGGGCGTGAAACTCCTCTC
This window of the Deltaproteobacteria bacterium genome carries:
- a CDS encoding extracellular solute-binding protein; the encoded protein is MKRLLALVVVALFTVQPAHAETIKINLHSCCVTEDATTKEILPAFKKYYKEKFGKDVDVSASFAGSGTLKNQILGGAPVQIAVLSSELYLEQLKEKGLISSDWRKNPNKGAVIKSVIVFVTRKGNPKGLATFEDLARPGTKVLHASPDTSGGAQWAIFAIYGAGANFRNLSFGPEDGGVKLLSAVEKNVIAQPESARQTFVQFDAGFGDAIVTYENEALLEKTKGRDYAISVPKKTIETEWKVARVDKNIRPEQEHAVSELIKFLYTADAQRSYAKFGFRPVDKKVEKEFHAKYAKVAEPFRVDDLGGWKSARKNVIENAWKKTQAR